A window from Leptothermofonsia sichuanensis E412 encodes these proteins:
- a CDS encoding BamA/TamA family outer membrane protein, translating to MISSRSTSEKPSPARMSRYRVFLAIALPPLAINQWLLASRPASAQATPAPVSQFYQHYQEVEVAGTAPARSPMPPDPTPGLASVSENTRPSSFSDPIWVMPDQPASPPASPPVRVTVPDIQKSPPATPARPVTVPPPPASPNIPPELAVTATSVAIEGVDAELQAVVRNSIKTQPGGQTSKVQLEQDVTAILESGFFATATVSSRPNPNGISVVFRVTPTVVQRIQLSGAQVLTQTVAEELFQPQLGAAISPSVLTQSVQRTNQWYAQNGYVLARVLTLEPRRDGTVIVTVAEGFVGDVQVRFVNPEGKAVDDKGQPLRHRTQADFVRRQIKLQPGQVFQDQVVRQDLMRLTQLGIFDSVSVGFEGDARRTTVVYNVVEGKSRGFNFGGGYNTDLGVFGSVSYQDRNFAGLAQSVSGSVLVGARDVQFDARFVSPYRNTEPEVPGYGAEVFRRQGLSRVFDDPYRLPNGSRVRERRFGGGVSLNQPIGPTWMGTLGFSYTNVSIRDRDGTPFATDAVGNPLTLSDSGIDDLFALTFSAVRDQRDNPINPRTGSILSLTTQQYLPIGRGSVLGNRLDANYSHFVPVNLISGLKGDQPQVLAFNLQGGTYLGDLPPYNAFILGGVNSVRGYDFGDVAIGRTYVQGSVEYRFPIYKFIGGVVFADFGSTLGTQDNVPGAPGEALDLPGSGFGAGFGLRFNSPIGIIRTELGISNGGDARFHFGFGLPF from the coding sequence CCAGCCCGGATGTCCCGCTATCGGGTGTTTTTGGCGATCGCCCTGCCTCCCCTGGCGATCAATCAATGGCTATTGGCGAGCCGTCCTGCCAGTGCCCAGGCGACCCCCGCTCCGGTGTCCCAGTTTTACCAGCACTACCAGGAGGTTGAGGTTGCCGGAACCGCACCTGCCCGATCACCGATGCCGCCTGATCCCACGCCGGGTCTGGCGTCTGTCTCGGAAAATACCCGGCCATCCTCCTTTTCCGACCCAATCTGGGTCATGCCAGACCAGCCAGCCTCTCCCCCGGCGTCTCCGCCTGTCAGGGTCACCGTTCCCGATATTCAGAAATCCCCCCCCGCCACTCCCGCCAGACCCGTGACGGTTCCGCCCCCCCCTGCCAGCCCCAATATTCCGCCAGAGCTGGCAGTCACCGCCACCAGTGTGGCGATCGAAGGGGTGGATGCAGAACTGCAAGCCGTGGTTCGCAACAGCATCAAAACCCAGCCTGGGGGGCAGACCAGCAAAGTCCAACTGGAACAGGATGTGACCGCCATTTTAGAGAGTGGCTTTTTTGCCACGGCCACGGTCAGCAGTCGCCCCAATCCGAATGGGATCAGTGTGGTGTTCCGGGTAACGCCGACGGTGGTACAGCGGATTCAACTATCGGGAGCGCAGGTGCTGACTCAAACGGTGGCGGAGGAACTGTTTCAGCCCCAACTGGGAGCAGCTATCAGCCCTTCCGTCCTGACCCAATCCGTCCAGCGCACAAACCAGTGGTACGCCCAGAACGGCTATGTCCTGGCACGGGTGCTGACCCTGGAACCGCGCCGGGACGGGACGGTGATCGTGACTGTGGCAGAAGGCTTTGTGGGCGATGTGCAGGTGCGGTTTGTGAACCCGGAGGGCAAAGCGGTCGATGACAAAGGGCAGCCCCTGCGCCACCGGACCCAGGCAGACTTTGTCCGACGGCAGATTAAGCTTCAGCCGGGGCAGGTTTTTCAGGACCAGGTGGTGCGTCAGGATTTGATGCGGCTGACTCAGTTGGGCATTTTTGACAGTGTGAGTGTGGGGTTTGAAGGGGATGCCCGCCGGACGACCGTGGTTTATAATGTGGTGGAAGGAAAGTCTCGCGGCTTTAACTTTGGGGGAGGTTACAACACCGACCTGGGGGTGTTTGGCAGCGTCAGTTACCAGGATAGAAACTTTGCTGGCCTGGCCCAGAGTGTTTCTGGTAGTGTCCTGGTGGGGGCGCGGGATGTGCAGTTCGATGCCCGCTTTGTCAGCCCCTACCGGAATACAGAGCCAGAGGTGCCAGGGTACGGAGCAGAAGTATTCCGGCGGCAGGGGCTTTCCCGTGTGTTTGATGACCCCTATCGGCTCCCGAATGGCAGTCGCGTGCGGGAACGGCGGTTTGGGGGTGGGGTGAGTCTGAACCAGCCCATCGGGCCAACCTGGATGGGCACCCTGGGATTTAGCTATACCAACGTCAGTATCCGCGATCGCGATGGCACCCCCTTTGCCACCGATGCGGTGGGCAATCCCCTCACCCTGAGTGACAGCGGCATTGATGACCTGTTTGCCCTCACCTTCAGTGCGGTGCGAGATCAGCGGGATAACCCGATCAATCCCAGGACTGGCTCCATCCTCAGCCTCACAACCCAGCAATATCTTCCCATCGGGCGGGGGAGCGTTCTCGGCAATCGGCTGGATGCCAACTATTCCCACTTTGTTCCGGTCAATCTGATCAGCGGGCTGAAGGGGGATCAACCTCAAGTGCTGGCTTTTAATCTTCAGGGAGGCACCTACCTGGGTGATTTACCCCCCTACAATGCATTTATTCTGGGGGGCGTGAACTCTGTCCGGGGCTACGATTTTGGTGATGTTGCGATCGGGCGCACCTATGTCCAGGGGTCTGTAGAATACCGCTTCCCCATCTACAAATTCATTGGCGGGGTCGTCTTTGCCGATTTTGGTTCCACCCTGGGCACTCAGGACAATGTCCCAGGAGCACCGGGGGAAGCCCTTGATTTACCTGGCAGTGGTTTTGGTGCTGGATTTGGCCTGCGGTTTAACTCGCCGATTGGCATTATTCGGACTGAACTGGGCATCAGCAATGGGGGAGATGCCCGGTTCCACTTCGGGTTTGGTCTACCCTTTTAG